The Candidatus Binataceae bacterium DNA window CGGCGGCATAGATTGGCCTCCGGCCTCGATGGCCAAGATGATGCTGCTGATGGTGGCCGAAGACCAGATCAAGGCCGGCCGCGTTCATTTGAGCTCGCCCGCGGTCATCAGCGCCAACGCGGCCTTCACCGGCGGTTCACGCCTGGGCCTGCGTGCCGGCGAGGTAGTTCCCCTCGGCGAGCTGATGAAGGCCGCGCTTATCCGCTCAGCCAACGACGCCGCGGTTGCGGTGGCCGAGGAAGTTTGCGGATCGACCGAGCGCTGCGTCGAGATGATGAACGCGCGCGCGCAGAGTCTCGGGATGACCCACACGGTTTACGGCACGGTCGAGGGTCTGCCGCCCACACCGCTGCACGACGCCGATGTAACCAACGCCTATGACCTGGCCAAGCTCGCGCGCGCGCTCATCCATTCGACCGACCTGCTGCAATGGTCCTCGATGGCGACCGCGTCGTTCGACGACGGCGCGGCGACCCTGCACAACACCAATCATCTGATCGGCCATTTCGAGGGCGCAGACGGAATCAAGACCGGCTTCACGCTGAAGGCCGGGTTCAACCTGACCGCGACCGCGCAGCGCGGAAACATGCGGCTGGTCGCGGTAGTGCTGGGCGCGCCGTCCAATGCGCAGCGTTTCGTGCAGGCCGCCAAGTTGCTCGAATACGGCTTCGACAACTTCGAGAAGGTCGAGGTCGTCAGGCAGGGCCAGCTGCTGCCGATGCAGGTGCGGGTGGGAACGAATGAAGTGATGCAGCCGGTGGCGCAGCGCACGGTCTCGGCGGTGGTGCCGAAGAAGGATGCGGCGAACCTCAAGATGGATTTGGCCGTCCCGGCCTCGCTCTACGGGCCGCTGGTGGCCGAGCAGACCGTCGGCGAGGTTATCGTGCGCGACGGCAGCGAGGTGGTCGCGACGTTCAACGCGGTCTCGCCGTATCCGGTGGGCCAGCAACCGTTCCCGTCCGGCCAGCAACTCCCGGCGGTGGCTGAGGCGCCGAGTGCGCCCGTGCCCGAAGCCGCGAACGAGCGGGGCGCGACGATCCGCGTCACCTCTCCCGCCGGCCAAGCCGCGGCAGCGATGGGTCAGCCCGTAGCCGCGGCCTTGCCCGCCACATCCGCAGGCCAGCCCGCCGCGGCGCTGCCGCCTCCTGCAGCGGCCGCGCCGGTGAATGCTCCCGTCGCCTCTATCAACGCGGCCGCGGCGCCGATAAACGCCGCCGCGGCGCCGGCAACCCAGAACCTGACTCCCGTAAGGTGAATCGATGAATCAGACTTCCCGCCAGCGCAACCGGCGCAATCGCAAACTCGCGCGCAAGCGCCGCACCGACGCGATCCAGGTGCGCAGGCGCAAAACCCGGATGCGCAGGACGCGCAATCGCAGGACAGCCTGACACGCAGGCACGCGTCCGACGCGCGGTTCGATTTTTCCGCGCGCCGTCAACTCCGCGTTGTGGACCGAATTCCCGGCGCGAAATTGACATCGTGGGCCGCCGCCAGCTACTAATTATTGTGCGGTTGCGCTCGGAGTCTTCCGGTTCCTGTACATCGTCTGCGGAGTTCGCTCGATGGCCGATGGAATAGTCGGCGTCATCCCGGCGCGCTTTTCCTCGACCCGGCTGCCGGGCAAGGCGCTCGCCGAAATCGAGGGGCTGCCGATGGTCGTGCGGGTGTGGCGCCGGGCGGCCGGGGCGCGCGCGCTCGATCGCGTGATCGTCGCGACCGACGACGAGCGAATCGCGCGCGCGGTGGCCGATGCTGGCGGCGAAGCGATGATGACCTCGCCGGCGCATCAGAGCGGCACCGATCGAATCGCCGAAGTCGCCGCCAAGGTGGCGGCCGCGATCTATATCAACGTGCAGGGCGACCTGCCGTTTATCGATCCGGCCGACCTCGACGCGCTCGCGGCGCCGATGCGCGCCGACAAGGATATAGCGATGGCGACGCTCGCGACTCCGATCACGGACGCCGAGGAGTGGCGTAATCCGAACGCGGTGAAGGTCGTATGCGACGGACGCGGCGACGCGCTGTATTTTTCGCGCGCGCCGATTCCATGGCCGCGCGACGGCGCCGCGCCGCCCGCCGCGGCGCGCCGTCATATCGGCGTTTACGCCTATCGCCGCGAGTTCCTGCTGCGTTTTGCCAAGCTTGAGCCGGGCGTGCTCGAAGCGCTCGAGAAGCTCGAACAACTGCGCGCGCTCGAGCGCGGCTTTCGGATCAGGGTGGTGGCTTCCGTGGCGCCGTCGCTTGAGGTAGATACTGCCGAGGACCTCACGCTCGCGCGCGCGCACGCACGGCGGCTCGGCGGCTGAAAGCCGGGGAGGACCTACAGTGGAGCGCGACAACAAGACCAAGTTCATCTTCGTGAGCGGCGGCGTGGTTTCCTCGCTGGGCAAGGGCCTCGCTGCGGCTTCGCTCGGCGCGCTGCTCGAGGCGCGCGGGCTGCACGTGACGCTGCTCAAGATGGACCCGTACATCAACGTCGACCCGGGCACGATGAGCCCGCTGCAGCACGGCGAGGTCTTCGTGACCGACGACGGCGCCGAGACCGACCTCGATCTCGGCCACTACGAACGCTTCCTCGAAACCCGGATGAGCCGGCGCAACAACTGCACCACCGGCCAGATCTACGACACCGTGATCCAGAAGGAGCGCCGCGGCGACTACCTCGGCGCGACCGTCCAGGTCATCCCGCACATCACCGACGAAATCAAACGGCGCATCCGCGAAGCCGCCGAGGGCTTCGATCTCGCGATCGTCGAGGTCGGCGGCACGGTCGGCGACATCGAGAGCCTGCCGTTCTTCGAGGCGATTCGCGAGTTCCGCTGGGACTACGGGCGCGACAATGTGCTGTACGTCCATCTTACCCTGGTCCCGTTCATCCCGGCGGCCGGCGAGCTCAAGACCAAGCCGACCCAGCACAGCGTCAAGGAGCTGACCGGGCTCGGAATCCAGCCCGACATCCTGCTCTGCCGCAGCGACCGGCCGCTGGAGAAGAAGGTCAAGGCCAAGATCGCGCACTTCTGCAATGTCGAGGAGAACTGCGTCATCTCGGCGCGCGACGTCGAATCGATCTACGAGGTGCCGCTGCGCTTTCACGAGGAAGGGTTCGACCAGCGCGTGGTCGAGAAGCTCAACATCTGGACCGGCGCGCCCAATCTCGCCAAGTGGCGGCGGATCGTCAAGACCGTGCAGAATCCCAAGACCACCGTCAACGTCGCGGTGGTCGGCAAGTACGTCAACCTGGTCGATTCGTACAAGAGCCTGCACGAGGCGATCGCCCATGGCGCGATCGCCAACGAGGCGCGGGTCGTAATCGACTACGTGGACGCCGAGGAGCTGGAGAAGGGCAATCCCGCGGCGCGACTGGCCGGCGCCGATGCGATCATCATCCCGGGCGGCTTCGGCGAGCGCGGGATCGAGGGCAAGATCCGCGCAGTCCGCTACGCGCGCGAGAACCGGGTGCCGATACTGGGAATCTGCCTGGGCCTGCAGATGATGGTGATCGAAATCGCGCGCGATCTCGTCGGGCTCAAGAAGGCCAATTCGCGCGAGGTCGAGGAAGACACGCCCGATCCGGTGATCGACATCATGGAGAACCAGAAGACGGTCGATCGCAAGGGCGCGACGATGCGCCTGGGGGCGTATCCCTGCGCTATCAGCCCGGGTTCGCTCGCGCTCTCGCTCTATCGCCGCAGCCGCATCTCCGAGCGCCATCGCCATCGCTACGAAGTCAACAACGCCTACCGCAAGGCGCTCGAGCAGGCCGGGTTCAAGGCCACCGGCACTTCGCCCGACAATCACCTGGTCGAGATCATGGAACTGCCGGGCCATCCATGGTTCCTCGGCTGCCAGTTCCATCCCGAGTTGCGCTCGCGCCCGTGGGACTGTCATCCGCTGTTCCGCGGGCTAATCCGCGCGGCGGTCGCGCGGCGAGCCGAGACCGCGCCCCAGCGTTCGGCCAAGGTGCGCCCGCTCAAAGCGGTGTCGTGAGCAGGCTCAAGGTAGCGGCGGGCGCAGTGGTCTTCGGCGAGCCGCGCCTAGTGCTGATTGCGGGGCCCTGCGTGATCGAAAACGCCGAGGCCTGTCTGCGCCACGCCGAGCGGCTGGCCGCGATTTCGCGCTCAAGCGGGGTCCCGATCGTTTTCAAATCGTCATTCGACAAGGCCAACCGGAGCAGCCAGGAGTCTTTTCGCGGGCCCGGCCTGCAGGAGGGATTGCGCGTGCTCGAGCGGGTCAAGCGCGAAACCGGGCTCCCGGTGCTGACCGACATTCATGAGCCCGCGCAGGCCGCGCCCGCGGCGGAGGTCGCCGACGTGTTGCAGATTCCGGCGCTCCTGTCGCGCCAGACCGATCTTATTGCGGCTGCGGCCAGGACCGGCGCCGCGGTCAACCTCAAGAAGGGACAGTTCCTCGCGCCGTGGGACATGCGCGCAGTGGTGGCCAAGGCCGAGAGCTTCGGCGGCCGGCGGCTGATCGTCACCGA harbors:
- a CDS encoding D-alanyl-D-alanine carboxypeptidase family protein produces the protein MIFAAAIALSAALATVAAPARASYKPHRRHASHRHRQIRTGTVAYHALLLEDADTGRILYDYNGGIDWPPASMAKMMLLMVAEDQIKAGRVHLSSPAVISANAAFTGGSRLGLRAGEVVPLGELMKAALIRSANDAAVAVAEEVCGSTERCVEMMNARAQSLGMTHTVYGTVEGLPPTPLHDADVTNAYDLAKLARALIHSTDLLQWSSMATASFDDGAATLHNTNHLIGHFEGADGIKTGFTLKAGFNLTATAQRGNMRLVAVVLGAPSNAQRFVQAAKLLEYGFDNFEKVEVVRQGQLLPMQVRVGTNEVMQPVAQRTVSAVVPKKDAANLKMDLAVPASLYGPLVAEQTVGEVIVRDGSEVVATFNAVSPYPVGQQPFPSGQQLPAVAEAPSAPVPEAANERGATIRVTSPAGQAAAAMGQPVAAALPATSAGQPAAALPPPAAAAPVNAPVASINAAAAPINAAAAPATQNLTPVR
- the kdsB gene encoding 3-deoxy-manno-octulosonate cytidylyltransferase codes for the protein MADGIVGVIPARFSSTRLPGKALAEIEGLPMVVRVWRRAAGARALDRVIVATDDERIARAVADAGGEAMMTSPAHQSGTDRIAEVAAKVAAAIYINVQGDLPFIDPADLDALAAPMRADKDIAMATLATPITDAEEWRNPNAVKVVCDGRGDALYFSRAPIPWPRDGAAPPAAARRHIGVYAYRREFLLRFAKLEPGVLEALEKLEQLRALERGFRIRVVASVAPSLEVDTAEDLTLARAHARRLGG
- a CDS encoding CTP synthase → MERDNKTKFIFVSGGVVSSLGKGLAAASLGALLEARGLHVTLLKMDPYINVDPGTMSPLQHGEVFVTDDGAETDLDLGHYERFLETRMSRRNNCTTGQIYDTVIQKERRGDYLGATVQVIPHITDEIKRRIREAAEGFDLAIVEVGGTVGDIESLPFFEAIREFRWDYGRDNVLYVHLTLVPFIPAAGELKTKPTQHSVKELTGLGIQPDILLCRSDRPLEKKVKAKIAHFCNVEENCVISARDVESIYEVPLRFHEEGFDQRVVEKLNIWTGAPNLAKWRRIVKTVQNPKTTVNVAVVGKYVNLVDSYKSLHEAIAHGAIANEARVVIDYVDAEELEKGNPAARLAGADAIIIPGGFGERGIEGKIRAVRYARENRVPILGICLGLQMMVIEIARDLVGLKKANSREVEEDTPDPVIDIMENQKTVDRKGATMRLGAYPCAISPGSLALSLYRRSRISERHRHRYEVNNAYRKALEQAGFKATGTSPDNHLVEIMELPGHPWFLGCQFHPELRSRPWDCHPLFRGLIRAAVARRAETAPQRSAKVRPLKAVS
- the kdsA gene encoding 3-deoxy-8-phosphooctulonate synthase produces the protein MSRLKVAAGAVVFGEPRLVLIAGPCVIENAEACLRHAERLAAISRSSGVPIVFKSSFDKANRSSQESFRGPGLQEGLRVLERVKRETGLPVLTDIHEPAQAAPAAEVADVLQIPALLSRQTDLIAAAARTGAAVNLKKGQFLAPWDMRAVVAKAESFGGRRLIVTERGFSFGYNNLVSDFRALVIMRSFGYPVVFDATHSAQLPGAGGERSGGQREFIAPLARAAAAVGVDALFMEVHEDPDRALSDGPNSYPLDLLPALLADLTRIDAAAREAAARD